Part of the Neisseria brasiliensis genome is shown below.
GCAACGCGCCGTGGCGGAAAAATGGAAAAAAATCACCGGCACGCCGATTGTCGAAGCCTACGGCCTGACCGAATGCAGCCCGGGCGTGTGTTGTAACCCATTGAATATTGGAGCCTACAGCGGCGGCATCGGTTTGCCTGTTTCATCTACCGAAGTCGAGTTGCGCGATGGCGATGGTAAACTGGTGCAGCAAGGCCAGCCGGGCGAAATGTGGGTGCGCGGCCCCCAAGTGATGAAAGGCTATTGGAACCGTCCGGAAGAAACCGCCAAAGCCATCGACAGCAAAGGCTTTATCGAAACCGGCGACATTGCCGTCATGGATGAAAAAGGCTGGTTTAAGCTGGTTGACCGTAAAAAAGACTTAATCGTGGTTTCCGGCTTCAACGTTTATCCAAACGAAATCGAAGAAGTGGTCGCCCATCACGATAAGGTTTTAGAAGTGGCCTGTATTGGCGTGCCGAATGAAAAAACCGGCGAAGCCTTAAAAGTATTTGTGGTGAAAAAAGACAATTCGCTCACCAAAGAAGAATTGATCGATTTTTGCCGCACCGAGCTGACTGCTTACAAAGTACCGAAAGACATCGAATTTCGCGACGAATTGCCGAAATCCAATGTCGGCAAAATCCTGCGCCGAGAATTGCGTGACGAAGTATTGAAAAAATAAGCAGTTGAATGGGGTTGACTTCATCTCCATCAGGCCGTCTGAAAGGAATATGTATTTTTCAGACGGCCTGTTTCATTTTCATTTGTCCGAGTTTGCCAGTGCGGCCGCTTCAGGGTAAAATCACGTATTCCAACATGGGTATTTCATCATGACTAAATTTATATTCGTCACCGGCGGCGTTGTATCTTCCTTAGGAAAAGGTATCGCCGCCGCTTCTATTGCGACCATTCTCGAATCGCGCGGTCTCAACGTCACCATGCTCAAGCTCGACCCGTATATCAACGTCGATCCGGGCACGATGAGCCCGTTCCAACACGGCGAAGTGTTTGTCACCGACGACGGCGCGGAAACCGACCTTGACTTAGGCCACTACGAGCGTTTCATCAACGCCACCCTCACCCGCCGCAACAGCTTCAGCGCAGGCCAAGTGTATGAAAACGTGATTGCCAAAGAGCGCCGCGGCGACTACTTGGGTGGCACCGTGCAAGTAATTCCGCACATCACCGACGAAATCAAACGCCGCATCCATGAAGGTGCAGCAGGCTACGACGTGGCCATCGTCGAAATCGGCGGTACCGTCGGTGACATCGAATCATTGCCGTTTCTTGAAGCCATCCGCCAAATGCGCAGCCAGCTCGGCCGCAACAATACCTTGTTTGCCCACTTAAGCTATGTGCCTTACATTGCCGCAGCCGGTGAAATCAAAACCAAACCAACCCAGCATACCGTAAAAGAAATGTTGGGCATCGGCATTCAGCCGGATATTTTGATTTGCCGCATGGATCGCCCTATGCCAGAAGACGAGCGCCGTAAAATCGCTTTGTTCTGTAACGTAGAAGAGCGTGCGATTGTCGGCAGCTATGATGTGGACAGCATCTATGAATGTCCGGAAATGCTGCATAACCAAGGCATCGACACCATCATCACCGAGCAGCTGCAATTGAATGTGCAGCAAGCGGATCTAACCGAATGGAAGAAAATCGTTCACGCGATTAAAAATCCGAAGCACATCGCCAAAATCGGCATGGTCGGCAAATATGTAGATTTGACCGAATCCTACAAATCGCTGATTGAAGCCTTACGCCACGCCGGTATTCATACTGAAACCGATGTGCAAATTACCTATTTCGACAGCGAAGAAATCGAGAAAAACGGCGGCGATGTTTCAGCTTTGAAAGAAATGGATGCCATTTTGGTACCGGGCGGCTTCGGCGTGCGCGGTGTGGAAGGCAAAATCGCAGCGGTACGTTACGCGCGTGAAAACAATGTGCCTTACTTAGGCATTTGCTTAGGCATGCAAATCGCTTTGATTGAGTATGCGCGTGATGTGGCCGGTTTGCCGGATGCCAACTCGACCGAATTCAACCTGAAATGCGCCTCGCCTGTAGTAGCCTTGATTGATGAATGGCAAACCGC
Proteins encoded:
- a CDS encoding CTP synthase, which gives rise to MTKFIFVTGGVVSSLGKGIAAASIATILESRGLNVTMLKLDPYINVDPGTMSPFQHGEVFVTDDGAETDLDLGHYERFINATLTRRNSFSAGQVYENVIAKERRGDYLGGTVQVIPHITDEIKRRIHEGAAGYDVAIVEIGGTVGDIESLPFLEAIRQMRSQLGRNNTLFAHLSYVPYIAAAGEIKTKPTQHTVKEMLGIGIQPDILICRMDRPMPEDERRKIALFCNVEERAIVGSYDVDSIYECPEMLHNQGIDTIITEQLQLNVQQADLTEWKKIVHAIKNPKHIAKIGMVGKYVDLTESYKSLIEALRHAGIHTETDVQITYFDSEEIEKNGGDVSALKEMDAILVPGGFGVRGVEGKIAAVRYARENNVPYLGICLGMQIALIEYARDVAGLPDANSTEFNLKCASPVVALIDEWQTADGSVEVRDENADLGGTMRLGAQNVELKPGSLAAKIYGSEEIRERHRHRYEVNNNFVPALEQAGLVIGGVSAGRERLVETIELPNHPWFFACQFHPEFTSNPRQGHPLFNAFVKAALTNKSA